The following are encoded in a window of Deinococcus planocerae genomic DNA:
- a CDS encoding NADH-quinone oxidoreductase subunit J family protein, with amino-acid sequence MIAFLLLAPLALIGAIITVAAKNAVHASLGLVGTLLSVAGLFASLNASFLAATQVIVYAGAVMVLFLFVIMLLNANQPISGRDPVPFVRELAGIGGVILAGALAVIAFTYRDPRPLAQGVEGLRGIPGVSTAAEIATRTPGNAAAVGEVLLTRFLLPFEAVSVLLLVAIVGAVALVQRPVPQPDGTPEKERVVLPGPAEPLVEAREPVVLSERGRL; translated from the coding sequence ATGATCGCCTTCCTCCTCCTCGCTCCCCTGGCCCTGATCGGCGCGATCATCACGGTCGCGGCGAAGAACGCGGTCCACGCCTCGCTGGGGCTGGTGGGGACCCTGCTCAGCGTGGCGGGGCTCTTTGCCAGCCTGAACGCTTCGTTCCTGGCGGCGACGCAGGTGATCGTGTACGCGGGGGCGGTGATGGTGCTGTTCCTGTTCGTGATCATGCTGCTCAACGCGAACCAGCCGATCTCGGGGCGTGACCCGGTGCCGTTCGTGCGGGAACTCGCGGGCATCGGCGGCGTGATCCTGGCGGGGGCGCTCGCGGTGATCGCCTTCACGTACCGCGACCCCCGGCCCCTGGCGCAGGGGGTGGAGGGGCTGCGCGGCATTCCCGGCGTCAGCACCGCCGCGGAGATCGCCACCCGCACCCCCGGCAACGCGGCGGCGGTCGGCGAGGTGCTGCTCACCCGCTTCCTGCTGCCTTTCGAGGCGGTCAGCGTCCTGCTTCTCGTCGCCATCGTGGGCGCCGTGGCGCTCGTGCAGCGGCCCGTGCCCCAGCCGGACGGCACGCCGGAAAAGGAGCGCGTGGTGTTGCCCGGCCCGGCGGAGCCCCTGGTCGAGGCCAGGGAGCCCGTCGTCCTGTCGGAAAGGGGGCGCCTCTGA
- a CDS encoding NADH-quinone oxidoreductase subunit N — MLQIPDVALAPMLPILIVLAGAIASTLLGFSLPRRALTVINLVMLLLSGVSMVTLWSGPGEAPLTAFGGSLQADNAALLLGLTILVGSAMTLLVSLDTAYRARVSFPEFDAMLMYSVTGTLLIAFSGDLITMLIGLEIMSLASYVLATLQDSRRAEESGLKYFLLGAVGSAILIYGIALVYGGAGSLNYAAIAAQTATLTPGNVGILIGGAVLLLAGFGFKVALAPFHQWTPDVYTGAPTSVSLFLSTVVKVAAFAGMLRVFSGALAAAPGWASTLQILIAATLIIGNAAALFQPNFKRMLAYSAVAHTGFLAMGLLGTPEVGGAALGYYLLIYTLMTAAALAVVAALQRSEEGMTINDLRGLYHRHPAYAAALAVCLASLAGLPPFAGFFGKYLVFQAAFQNGYVWLSVLAALASVAALVYYLRPAMLMFMPDRTPAREYPYGERTPTTFTVALGVVGVTVLGILPNLWYGWVAVPGVWGALAGR, encoded by the coding sequence ATGCTGCAAATTCCTGACGTGGCCCTCGCGCCGATGCTGCCCATCCTGATCGTGCTGGCGGGGGCCATCGCGAGCACGCTGCTGGGCTTTTCCCTGCCCCGCCGGGCGCTGACGGTGATCAACCTCGTGATGCTGTTGCTCAGCGGCGTGAGCATGGTGACCCTGTGGAGCGGCCCCGGCGAGGCGCCCCTGACGGCCTTCGGCGGCTCCCTCCAGGCGGACAACGCCGCCTTGCTGCTGGGCCTGACCATCCTGGTCGGCAGCGCGATGACCCTGCTCGTCAGCCTCGACACCGCCTACCGCGCCCGGGTCAGCTTCCCCGAGTTCGACGCGATGCTGATGTACTCGGTGACGGGCACCCTGCTCATCGCCTTTTCCGGCGACCTGATCACCATGCTGATCGGGCTGGAGATCATGAGCCTCGCGAGTTACGTCCTCGCCACCCTGCAAGACTCGCGCCGGGCGGAGGAGTCGGGCCTCAAATACTTCCTGCTGGGGGCGGTGGGCAGCGCCATCTTGATCTACGGGATCGCCCTGGTGTACGGCGGAGCGGGCAGCCTGAACTACGCGGCCATCGCGGCGCAGACGGCCACGCTGACGCCGGGGAACGTCGGCATCCTGATCGGCGGGGCGGTGCTGCTCCTGGCGGGCTTCGGCTTCAAGGTCGCGCTCGCGCCCTTCCACCAGTGGACGCCCGACGTGTACACGGGCGCGCCCACGAGCGTAAGCCTTTTCCTGAGCACGGTGGTCAAGGTCGCCGCCTTCGCGGGGATGCTGCGGGTGTTCAGCGGGGCGCTCGCCGCCGCGCCGGGCTGGGCGTCCACCCTCCAGATCTTGATCGCCGCCACGTTGATCATCGGGAACGCCGCCGCGCTCTTCCAGCCGAACTTCAAGCGGATGCTCGCGTACTCGGCGGTGGCGCACACGGGCTTCTTGGCGATGGGGCTGCTCGGCACGCCGGAGGTGGGGGGCGCGGCGCTGGGGTATTACCTCCTGATCTACACCCTGATGACCGCCGCCGCCCTCGCCGTCGTGGCCGCCCTGCAACGGAGCGAGGAGGGCATGACGATCAACGACCTGCGCGGGCTGTACCACCGCCACCCGGCCTACGCCGCCGCCCTGGCCGTGTGTCTCGCCTCGCTGGCGGGGCTCCCCCCCTTTGCGGGCTTCTTCGGCAAGTACCTCGTGTTCCAGGCGGCTTTCCAGAACGGCTACGTGTGGCTCTCCGTCCTCGCCGCCCTCGCCAGCGTCGCCGCCCTGGTGTACTACCTGCGCCCCGCGATGCTGATGTTCATGCCCGACCGCACCCCGGCCCGCGAGTACCCCTACGGCGAGCGCACGCCGACCACCTTCACCGTCGCGCTCGGCGTGGTCGGCGTGACGGTGCTCGGCATCCTGCCCAACCTGTGGTACGGGTGGGTGGCGGTGCCGGGCGTGTGGGGGGCCTTGGCGGGGAGGTAG
- the nuoK gene encoding NADH-quinone oxidoreductase subunit NuoK: MAPTGYYVALSGLLFAIGMIGVLTRRTAIMIFLSVELMLNAANLALVAFARSWGDLTGQTAVFIVMTLAAAEVAIGLAIIVAIFRKRETTNVDALATLKG; encoded by the coding sequence ATGGCTCCGACCGGGTACTACGTCGCGCTGTCCGGGCTGCTTTTCGCCATCGGCATGATCGGGGTGCTGACCCGCCGCACGGCGATCATGATCTTCCTAAGCGTCGAACTGATGCTCAACGCGGCGAACCTCGCGCTCGTCGCCTTCGCCCGGTCGTGGGGGGACCTGACCGGGCAGACGGCGGTGTTTATCGTGATGACGCTCGCCGCCGCCGAGGTCGCCATCGGGCTCGCCATCATCGTCGCCATCTTCCGCAAGCGCGAGACCACCAACGTGGACGCCCTCGCCACCCTGAAAGGCTGA
- the nuoL gene encoding NADH-quinone oxidoreductase subunit L, producing the protein MPLYLLPLFPLLGFTLLILFPRLFPGKAAGWLASGAVLASFVVAVLRYLGQGDEPAREVLWTWLPNMALGANLSVGFWFDQLSAVMALIITGVGFLIHVYSISYMGHDRQFTRFFAFLNFFVAMMLILVLADSYPLMFVGWEGVGMASYLLIGFWYSGRNSEASNRDLREASDREGVANSNAARKAFIMNRIGDVGFMLGMFLIYRLYGTLVIPELAERAESVRVAVSGIELACLLLLVGAVGKSGQLPLTTWLPDAMAGPTPVSALIHAATMVTAGVYLIARSHFLYDLAPVASTWVAWVGGLTALYGALSALNQHDIKKILAYSTVSQLGYMFLAVGLHAYSAGVFHLLTHAFFKALLFLSAGAVIHALHEEQDVRQMGGLRKFMPFTHVMSLVGVLAIAGIPIWSGFFSKDAILVSAFEQGPLLYVVGLGVALLTAFYMGRWYFLVWRGEYRGHVAHPHEADGLMKVPLGILAAFATLAGFLNVPTFLGGGHAFDDYLGRAIPVEVHEIPVSTEWLLTALAVAAGVGGLLWAFAEHRRRILANGPLGQVSTNALYLDRVYDGLISVPSRAIADGLDVVDRGVDVTFGGIARNSAAPGGLFARWQSGFVRAYAVSMLLGTALILGYWALRSIGGGA; encoded by the coding sequence GTGCCCCTGTACCTGCTGCCGCTGTTTCCCCTCCTCGGCTTCACCCTGCTGATCCTCTTCCCCCGCCTCTTTCCCGGTAAGGCGGCGGGCTGGCTCGCCTCGGGCGCCGTGCTGGCGAGCTTCGTCGTGGCCGTGTTGCGGTACCTCGGGCAGGGGGACGAACCCGCCCGGGAGGTGCTGTGGACGTGGCTGCCGAACATGGCGCTCGGCGCGAACCTCTCGGTCGGTTTCTGGTTCGACCAACTGAGCGCCGTGATGGCCCTGATCATCACGGGCGTGGGTTTCCTCATCCACGTCTACTCGATCAGCTACATGGGCCACGACCGCCAGTTCACGCGCTTTTTCGCGTTCCTGAACTTTTTCGTGGCGATGATGCTGATCCTGGTGCTCGCCGACTCCTACCCGCTGATGTTCGTGGGATGGGAGGGCGTGGGCATGGCCTCCTACCTCCTGATCGGCTTCTGGTACTCGGGGCGCAACTCGGAGGCGTCGAACCGCGACCTGCGGGAGGCCAGCGACCGTGAGGGGGTCGCCAACTCCAACGCCGCGCGCAAGGCGTTCATCATGAACCGCATCGGCGACGTGGGCTTCATGCTGGGGATGTTCCTGATCTACCGGCTCTACGGCACCCTCGTCATCCCCGAACTCGCCGAGCGGGCGGAGAGCGTGCGGGTGGCCGTCTCCGGAATCGAACTCGCCTGCCTCCTCCTCCTCGTTGGTGCCGTAGGCAAGAGCGGTCAGCTTCCCCTGACGACCTGGCTGCCGGACGCGATGGCGGGTCCCACGCCCGTCTCGGCGCTGATCCACGCCGCCACGATGGTCACGGCGGGCGTGTACCTGATCGCGCGCAGCCACTTCCTGTACGACCTCGCGCCCGTCGCCTCGACCTGGGTGGCGTGGGTCGGCGGTCTGACGGCCCTGTACGGCGCCCTTTCCGCCCTCAACCAGCACGACATCAAGAAGATCCTCGCCTATTCCACCGTCTCGCAGCTCGGGTATATGTTCCTGGCGGTGGGGTTGCACGCCTACTCGGCGGGGGTGTTCCACCTGCTGACGCACGCCTTCTTCAAGGCGCTGCTCTTCCTCTCGGCGGGTGCGGTCATCCACGCGCTGCACGAGGAACAGGACGTGCGGCAGATGGGCGGGCTGCGGAAGTTCATGCCCTTCACGCACGTCATGTCGCTCGTCGGCGTGCTCGCCATCGCGGGCATTCCGATCTGGAGCGGCTTTTTCTCCAAGGACGCGATTCTGGTCTCCGCTTTCGAGCAAGGTCCCCTGCTGTACGTGGTCGGGCTGGGGGTGGCGCTGCTGACGGCCTTTTACATGGGCCGCTGGTACTTCCTGGTGTGGCGCGGCGAGTACCGCGGGCACGTCGCGCACCCGCATGAGGCGGACGGGTTGATGAAGGTGCCGCTCGGCATCCTCGCCGCGTTCGCCACGCTCGCCGGGTTCCTGAACGTTCCGACCTTCCTGGGGGGCGGGCACGCCTTCGACGACTACCTGGGCCGCGCGATTCCCGTCGAAGTGCACGAGATTCCCGTCTCGACCGAGTGGCTGCTCACGGCCCTCGCCGTCGCCGCCGGGGTGGGGGGGCTGCTGTGGGCCTTCGCCGAACACCGCCGCCGCATCCTCGCCAACGGGCCGCTCGGGCAGGTCAGCACCAACGCTCTGTACCTCGACCGAGTGTACGACGGCCTGATCAGCGTGCCCAGCCGCGCCATCGCCGACGGGCTCGACGTGGTGGACCGGGGGGTGGACGTGACGTTCGGGGGCATCGCCCGCAACAGCGCCGCGCCGGGTGGCTTATTTGCCCGCTGGCAGAGCGGGTTCGTGCGCGCCTACGCCGTCTCCATGCTGCTCGGGACCGCGCTGATCCTGGGGTACTGGGCGCTGAGGTCGATTGGGGGTGGGGCGTGA
- the nuoH gene encoding NADH-quinone oxidoreductase subunit NuoH: MPGWLVELLITLVKGLALAFALLTTFAYMTLVERRLLARMQIRLGPNRVGPGGLLQPLADAIKSIFKEDVNVTLADKLVYTLAPIVAIGMALTAFGGIPAGPPGSLFGADPWVYNLDAGILALLAITSMGVYGIFLGGWASGSKYPILGGLRSSAQMISYELGMGLSILGLLMLVGSTSFLGIVGWQAVNGWMILFQSLAFALFLISSFAETNRTPFDLPEAEQEIVAGYLTEYSAIKWALFQMAEYVNMITASAIMATLFFGGYRGPGFLNAIIPGIADWPIMWLVVKIAFFLFLFIWVRATLPRLRYDQLMRFGWKLLLPVALANTILTAAYLAFARGFGLWPLAVLSLAGLLLLLLLSDRVRVLWNTPTVRREDDSLPNTRPAGGD; this comes from the coding sequence ATGCCCGGCTGGCTCGTCGAACTCCTCATCACGCTCGTCAAGGGCCTGGCCCTCGCCTTCGCCCTGCTGACCACCTTCGCCTACATGACGCTGGTGGAGCGGCGCCTCCTCGCCCGGATGCAGATTCGCCTGGGGCCGAACCGGGTGGGGCCGGGTGGCCTCCTCCAGCCCCTCGCGGACGCGATCAAGAGCATCTTCAAGGAGGACGTGAACGTCACGCTGGCGGACAAGCTGGTGTACACGCTCGCGCCCATCGTCGCCATCGGCATGGCGCTGACGGCCTTCGGAGGGATTCCTGCCGGACCGCCCGGAAGCCTCTTCGGCGCCGATCCCTGGGTCTACAACCTCGACGCCGGAATCCTCGCGCTGCTGGCGATCACGAGCATGGGCGTGTACGGCATCTTCCTGGGCGGCTGGGCGTCAGGTTCCAAGTACCCGATCCTGGGCGGCCTGCGGAGCAGCGCGCAGATGATCTCCTACGAACTCGGCATGGGCCTGAGCATCCTGGGCCTGCTGATGCTGGTGGGAAGTACGTCCTTCCTCGGCATCGTGGGGTGGCAGGCGGTGAACGGGTGGATGATCCTCTTCCAGTCGCTCGCCTTCGCGCTCTTCCTGATCTCCTCCTTCGCCGAGACGAACCGCACGCCCTTCGACCTGCCGGAGGCCGAGCAGGAGATCGTGGCGGGGTACCTGACCGAATATTCGGCGATCAAGTGGGCGCTCTTCCAGATGGCGGAGTACGTCAACATGATCACGGCGTCGGCGATCATGGCTACCCTCTTTTTCGGGGGCTACCGGGGGCCGGGCTTCCTGAACGCGATCATCCCCGGCATCGCGGACTGGCCGATCATGTGGCTCGTCGTCAAGATCGCCTTTTTCCTCTTCCTCTTTATCTGGGTGCGGGCCACGCTGCCCCGGCTGCGCTACGACCAGCTCATGCGCTTCGGTTGGAAGTTGCTGCTGCCCGTCGCCCTCGCCAACACCATCCTGACGGCGGCGTATCTGGCCTTCGCGCGCGGGTTCGGTCTGTGGCCGCTCGCCGTCCTCAGCCTCGCCGGGCTGCTCCTTCTGCTCCTCCTGAGCGACCGGGTGCGGGTGCTGTGGAACACGCCGACGGTCCGGCGCGAGGACGATTCCCTGCCCAATACCCGTCCGGCGGGCGGCGACTGA
- a CDS encoding NADH-quinone oxidoreductase subunit M: MIHLMIFLPLLGSLLLFAVPPRWREEVAGFFAALTLGIGLLIWRDGGSELFSIPWVPALGITYSVALDGVSLTLALVTAFMSLVAVLYAARRVSNPGTMLALVLAMETGLIGIFAARDLVLFYVFFEDALLPALLMLAIYGKPNRMRALVKFAAYTLFGSLLMLLSIIGVKYYGGSPTFALADLVQNPVTGPAQTWLYLGFLAAMAVKLPLWPMHAWLPDFHEQNHDSGVPDVMGTLYKVGGYGIFRFGLTLFPDASEQLRPILMGLAAFTALYAAWIAFRQTEWKRLLAYAGLSHMGFVGLGVFSLNETATIGAMYLLAFQNVYTGALFLSVGMLQERIGSLHTRVGGVMTQAGALGGLSMALWFASIAVPGLAGFIGEFSVLLGAFQVQPWITAVATLSAIAAAAYALTAFQTTFWQGRPLGAVRAWDVRGTEWLVLGLPLAVAVFFGVYSEPALNLIQPAVRGVLATLGGQ, from the coding sequence ATGATCCACCTGATGATTTTCCTGCCTCTGCTGGGCAGCCTGCTGCTGTTCGCCGTGCCGCCGCGCTGGCGGGAGGAGGTGGCGGGCTTCTTCGCGGCGCTCACGCTCGGGATTGGCCTGCTGATCTGGCGGGACGGAGGGTCAGAGCTGTTCAGCATTCCCTGGGTCCCGGCGCTCGGCATCACGTATTCGGTGGCGCTCGACGGGGTAAGCCTCACGCTCGCGCTCGTGACGGCCTTCATGTCGCTCGTGGCGGTGCTCTACGCGGCGCGGCGGGTGAGCAACCCGGGCACGATGCTCGCCCTGGTGCTGGCGATGGAGACGGGGCTGATCGGTATCTTCGCCGCCCGCGACCTCGTGCTGTTCTACGTCTTCTTCGAGGACGCGCTGCTTCCGGCCCTGCTGATGCTCGCCATCTACGGCAAGCCGAACCGGATGCGCGCGCTCGTGAAGTTCGCGGCGTATACCCTGTTCGGCAGCCTGCTGATGCTCCTCTCGATCATCGGCGTGAAGTATTACGGCGGGAGCCCGACCTTCGCGCTGGCGGACCTCGTGCAGAACCCGGTGACAGGTCCGGCGCAGACGTGGCTGTACCTGGGCTTCCTGGCCGCGATGGCGGTGAAGCTGCCCCTGTGGCCCATGCACGCCTGGCTGCCCGACTTCCACGAGCAAAACCACGACAGCGGCGTGCCGGACGTGATGGGGACCCTGTACAAGGTGGGCGGCTACGGCATCTTCCGCTTCGGGCTCACGCTCTTCCCGGACGCCTCCGAGCAACTGCGCCCGATTCTGATGGGGCTGGCGGCCTTCACCGCCCTGTACGCGGCGTGGATCGCCTTCCGGCAGACCGAGTGGAAACGGCTTCTCGCCTACGCGGGCCTCTCGCACATGGGCTTTGTGGGGCTGGGCGTGTTCAGCCTGAACGAGACGGCGACCATCGGGGCGATGTACCTGCTCGCCTTCCAGAACGTGTATACCGGGGCGCTCTTCCTCTCGGTGGGGATGCTTCAGGAGCGGATCGGCAGCCTCCACACCCGTGTCGGCGGCGTGATGACGCAGGCGGGGGCGCTGGGCGGGCTCTCGATGGCGCTGTGGTTCGCCTCCATCGCGGTGCCGGGGTTGGCGGGGTTCATCGGGGAGTTCAGCGTGCTGCTGGGCGCGTTCCAGGTGCAGCCGTGGATCACCGCCGTGGCGACGCTCTCGGCCATCGCCGCCGCCGCGTATGCGCTGACCGCCTTCCAGACGACCTTCTGGCAGGGGCGCCCGCTCGGCGCGGTGCGGGCGTGGGACGTGCGCGGGACCGAGTGGCTGGTGCTGGGGTTGCCGCTCGCGGTGGCGGTCTTCTTCGGGGTGTATTCCGAGCCCGCCCTGAACCTCATCCAACCCGCCGTGCGCGGGGTGCTCGCCACCCTGGGGGGCCAGTAG
- the nuoI gene encoding NADH-quinone oxidoreductase subunit NuoI: MGVLEIAKGMGVTLGKLFQKPVTVSYPEQRATLQPRFRGRHVLTRHPGTGLEKCIGCSLCAAACPAYAIYVEAAENDPLNPTSPGERYAKVYEINMLRCIFCGMCEEACPTGAVVLGNEFEMADYRYRDLVYGKEDMLVGVDGSLPQRREAARAAKPVRLGFKVPEGARPELEGVEYPR; this comes from the coding sequence ATGGGTGTTCTTGAAATCGCCAAGGGCATGGGCGTCACGCTCGGGAAGCTCTTTCAGAAGCCGGTCACGGTGAGTTACCCGGAGCAGCGGGCGACCCTCCAGCCCCGTTTTCGTGGTCGGCACGTCCTGACCCGCCACCCCGGCACGGGCCTGGAGAAGTGCATCGGCTGTTCGCTGTGTGCCGCCGCCTGCCCGGCCTACGCGATCTACGTGGAGGCCGCCGAGAACGACCCCCTCAACCCCACCAGCCCCGGCGAGCGGTACGCGAAGGTCTACGAGATCAACATGCTGCGCTGCATCTTCTGCGGCATGTGCGAGGAGGCGTGCCCGACGGGCGCCGTGGTGCTCGGCAACGAGTTCGAGATGGCCGACTACCGCTACCGCGACCTCGTGTACGGCAAGGAGGACATGCTCGTCGGCGTGGACGGCTCGCTGCCCCAGCGGCGGGAGGCGGCGCGCGCGGCCAAGCCCGTTCGGCTGGGCTTCAAAGTGCCGGAAGGGGCGAGGCCGGAACTGGAGGGGGTGGAGTACCCGCGATGA
- the nuoG gene encoding NADH-quinone oxidoreductase subunit NuoG yields MKVVVDGHELDLPAGTSAIDAVFAAGRDVPYFCAHSYLSPVGACRMCLIESGSPRKNPDGTFVMEGEGDAAKPKIFWFPKPMAACTMQATEGMHIRTAATSEVVAKSQAGMMEFTLLNHPLDCPTCDKGGACELQDRAFEYGYGASRFGFDRRHADKHYPLSDFIILDQERCIHCKRCVRYFEEVPGQEVLDFIERGGHTFIDTEEGGLPVGFQGNIADICPVGALLDNVARFRGRNWEYDHNPTTCTLCPVGCSITVDARNGRLERIVAGENREVNEAWICDAGRFGHGFASEGRLTGPLVRVNGELRETTWDDAIAAMRQGLAYTNPADLGLYLGSDSTLEEGVALEALAGLLGTRSVDHWPRYPVGVNAPAATMTDVATADAVVILGADLGEEAPVLELRVMEMLRGGIIPPEFPHGTAIADLRLVERPARHPERLAVIGPDSRLAGHAGIRVTVERASGGDLLGALLNPRTDEARAVLKLLTDAKQPVVILGADVLNSPSGAFATQISDLAMRTGAKVLAIPAGPNSNGLSHLNLVPRMGGLGYARLSDAPAAFISRLDPGKRARGFTVVHDTHLTDTARLADVVLPAVTNYEKRGTIVNLEGRLLPLRQSALNAGEAADLTRTLAALAEALGVRTKVRGLKSAQALLRERLGVNVENLPESGVIQSLGQRHEAPTGLRHTPNLWTERMVPKPNPSSDPRHLTIDPRWELPMAGQPGGDD; encoded by the coding sequence ATGAAAGTCGTTGTAGACGGCCACGAACTCGACCTCCCGGCGGGCACCAGCGCCATCGACGCGGTGTTCGCCGCCGGGCGGGACGTGCCGTATTTCTGCGCGCATAGCTACCTCTCGCCCGTCGGGGCTTGCCGGATGTGCCTGATCGAGTCGGGCTCGCCGCGCAAGAACCCGGACGGCACGTTCGTGATGGAGGGCGAGGGCGACGCGGCCAAGCCCAAAATCTTCTGGTTCCCCAAGCCGATGGCCGCCTGCACGATGCAGGCCACGGAGGGGATGCACATCCGCACGGCGGCGACCTCCGAGGTGGTGGCGAAGTCGCAGGCGGGGATGATGGAGTTCACCCTCCTGAACCACCCGCTCGACTGCCCGACCTGCGACAAGGGCGGCGCGTGCGAGCTTCAGGACCGCGCCTTCGAGTACGGCTACGGGGCCAGCCGCTTCGGCTTCGACCGCCGCCACGCGGACAAGCACTATCCGCTCTCGGACTTCATCATCCTCGACCAGGAACGGTGCATCCACTGCAAACGCTGCGTGCGCTACTTCGAGGAGGTGCCGGGGCAGGAGGTCCTGGACTTCATCGAGCGCGGTGGGCACACCTTTATCGACACGGAGGAGGGCGGGCTGCCAGTCGGCTTCCAGGGCAACATCGCCGACATCTGCCCAGTGGGCGCACTCCTCGACAACGTGGCCCGCTTCCGGGGCCGCAACTGGGAGTACGACCACAACCCGACGACCTGCACCCTCTGCCCGGTGGGCTGCTCGATCACCGTGGACGCTCGCAACGGGCGGCTGGAGCGCATCGTGGCGGGCGAGAACCGCGAGGTAAACGAGGCGTGGATCTGCGACGCGGGCCGCTTCGGGCACGGCTTCGCCTCGGAGGGGAGGCTGACGGGGCCCCTCGTCCGCGTGAACGGCGAGCTGCGTGAGACGACCTGGGACGACGCCATCGCCGCCATGCGTCAGGGGTTGGCGTACACGAACCCTGCCGACCTCGGACTGTACCTGGGCTCGGACAGCACTCTGGAAGAGGGCGTAGCGCTCGAAGCCCTCGCCGGGCTGCTGGGCACCCGCTCGGTGGACCACTGGCCCCGCTACCCGGTGGGCGTGAACGCCCCCGCCGCGACGATGACGGACGTGGCAACAGCGGACGCGGTGGTGATCCTGGGCGCCGACCTAGGCGAAGAGGCCCCGGTGCTCGAACTCCGCGTGATGGAGATGCTGCGCGGCGGCATCATCCCGCCCGAGTTCCCGCACGGCACGGCGATTGCCGACCTGCGGCTCGTCGAGCGTCCCGCCCGGCATCCCGAGCGGCTGGCCGTGATCGGGCCGGACTCGCGCCTCGCGGGGCACGCAGGAATCCGGGTGACGGTGGAGCGGGCGAGCGGGGGAGACCTGCTGGGCGCTCTGCTCAACCCCAGGACCGACGAGGCGCGGGCGGTGTTGAAGCTCCTCACCGACGCCAAGCAGCCGGTCGTCATCCTGGGCGCGGACGTGCTGAACAGCCCCTCCGGTGCCTTTGCCACCCAGATCAGCGACCTCGCCATGCGGACGGGCGCGAAGGTGCTGGCGATCCCCGCCGGGCCGAACAGCAACGGGCTCTCGCACTTGAACCTTGTGCCCCGGATGGGCGGGCTGGGGTACGCGCGGCTCTCCGACGCGCCCGCCGCCTTCATCTCCCGCCTCGACCCCGGAAAGCGTGCCCGCGGCTTCACGGTTGTCCACGACACGCACCTGACTGACACGGCGCGGCTCGCCGACGTGGTGCTGCCCGCCGTCACCAACTACGAGAAGCGCGGGACGATCGTGAACCTGGAGGGCCGCCTCCTCCCGCTGCGGCAGTCGGCGCTCAACGCGGGTGAGGCTGCTGACCTAACCCGCACTCTGGCGGCGCTCGCGGAGGCACTGGGTGTCCGCACGAAGGTCCGTGGACTGAAGTCGGCTCAGGCCCTCCTGCGCGAACGGCTCGGCGTGAACGTGGAGAACCTGCCCGAGAGCGGCGTCATCCAGTCCCTCGGCCAGCGTCACGAGGCGCCCACCGGCCTTCGCCACACACCGAACCTGTGGACCGAGCGCATGGTCCCTAAGCCCAACCCCAGCTCGGACCCGAGGCACTTGACCATAGACCCGCGCTGGGAACTCCCGATGGCCGGCCAGCCGGGAGGGGATGACTGA